A genomic region of Alligator mississippiensis isolate rAllMis1 chromosome 4, rAllMis1, whole genome shotgun sequence contains the following coding sequences:
- the LOC109281394 gene encoding tigger transposable element-derived protein 1-like produces MSAKRKSMTSPGGSTKKQRKTIDLEMKMKIINDYEAGKKVKAIARDLELAHSTISTILKDKDRVKEAVKASTGFKAIITRQRKGLIHEMEKLLAIWFDDQIQKRMPMSLLIIQAKARSIFETLKVRKGEESTETFTASHGWFQRFCRRFNLHNQSISGEAASADIEAAEKFVDQFDEIIEKGGYRPEQIFNVDETGLFWKKMPERSYIHKEAKTMPGFKAFKDRVTLLLGGNVAGFKLKPFLIYRSENPRALKQVSKHTLPVYYCANNKAWMTQALFEDWFINCFIPLVKHYCLEKGVPFKIILLLDNARGHPQHLDDLHPDVKLVYLPKNTTATLQPVDQRAIAMFKVYYLRATFSKAVAATESDEVTLRDFWKSYNILHCIKNIESAWEGVTEKCMQGIWKKCLKVFVNNFKGFDKDEHVDVINKKIVELANVLNLDVEVKDIEELVEYIEGALTNKDLIELEAQQHLEEERMEEVQKKFTVNGLAGVFSKVKAAILELEGMDPNVERFTKVERQMNELLRCYREIYEEKKKKKKITKQTTLTGFFSKATPRNPQFEGFDD; encoded by the coding sequence ATGTCGGCGAAAAGGAAGAGCATGACTTCACCTGGAGGAAGCACCAAGAAACAAAGGAAGACTATCGATCTTGAGATGAAAATGAAGATCATAAACGACTATGAAGCTGGTAAGAAAGTTAAAGCGATAGCACGTGACTTGGAGCTGGCGCATTCGACCATTTCGACGATCTTGAAGGATAAAGATAGAGTGAAAGAGGCAGTGAAAGCATCGACAGGATTTAAAGCCATAATAACTAGGCAGCGGAAAGGCCTCATTCATGAAATGGAGAAATTACTGGCGATCTGGTTTGACGACCAGATACAAAAAAGAATGCCGATGAGCCTTTTAATAattcaagccaaggcacgcagtatcttTGAGACTTTGAAGGTGCGCAAAGGCGAAGAATCGACGGAAACATTTACAGCAAGCCATGGATGGTTTCAACGGTTTTGTCGGAGATTCAACCTGCATAATCAGAGTATCAGCGGTGAGGCGGCAAGCGCGGACATAGAAGCAGCGGAAAAATTTGTTGATCAATTTGATGAAATCATTGAGAAAGGCGGCTACCGTCCGGAACAGATCTTCAATGTGGATGAAACCGGACTTTTTTGGAAGAAAATGCCCGAAAGGTCCTACATACACAAAGAAGCTAAAACAATGCCCGGTTTCAAGGCTTTTAAGGACAGGGTCACGTTGTTGTTGGGAGGAAATGTCGCTGGGTTCAAGTTAAAGCCTTTCCTCATCTATCGCTCCGAGAACCCACGTGCATTGAAGCAGGTTAGTAAGCACACGCTGCCCGTTTACTATTGTGCAAATAACAAGGCATGGATGACGCAAGCTTTATTTGAGGATTGGTTCATCAACTGCTTCATACCCTTGGTCAAGCATTATTGTCTGGAAAAGGGGGTTCCCTTTAAAATTATCCTCCTGCTTGATAATGCCCGAGGCCACCCCCAGCATCTTGATGATCTACACCCGGATGTAAAGTTAGTGTATCTGCCTAAAAACACGACTGCTACCCTACAGCCAGTGGACCAGAGGGCTATAGCTATGTTCAAAGTGTACTATTTGCGTGCAACTTTTTCCAAAGCTGTAGCAGCAACAGAAAGCGATGAAGTAACCCTTCGTGATTTTTGGAAATCATACAACATTTTACACTGCATAAAGAACATTGAATCAGCTTGGGAGGGAGTGACAGAAAAGTGTATGCAAGGCATATGGAAAAAATGCCTAAAAGTTTTCGTGAATAATTTCAAAGGGTTTGACAAAGACGAACATGTCGATgtcataaataaaaaaattgtggAACTTGCTAACGTGCTTAATTTAGATGTTGAAGTGAAAGATATTGAAGAATTAGTGGAATATATTGAGGGAGCGCTAACTAACAAAGATTTAATAGAGTTGGAAGCGCAGCAGCACTTGGAAGAGGAAAGAATGGAAGAAGTACAAAAGAAGTTCACTGTAAATGGGTTAGCTGGTGTGTTCTCGAAAGTGAAAGCGGCTATATTAGAACTAGAGGGTATGGACCCGAATGTTGAACGGTTCACGAAAGTGGAACGGCAAATGAATGAACTTTTACGATGCTATCGTGaaatttatgaagaaaaaaagaaaaaaaagaaaattacaaaGCAGACCACACTAACGGGATTCTTCTCGAAAGCTACACCCAGGAATCCACAGTTCGAAGGATTCGATGACTAA